The Planctomycetota bacterium region GGGGCCATTGCCGCCTGATGCGGCGAGGAGGCCTTGCCATCCGCTTCATCTGCGCATCTCTCCCGCCTCCGACGCGGGTTTCTGCACCCGTTGCATCTCTTGTAACCCTATGCGTCGCCACCCTTTGCGGCGCTCAGGACGAGCAACTGCGCTTTGCCGTGTATGGCGGCAGCGAAACCGCAGGCCCAGAGGCCAGAGCGGTTGTGGCGCAGATTGCGCGGCTGATGCCCGATCTGGTTGCACACGCCGGAGGCATGGTCGGCAGCACCCAGATCGCCCGGTGGCGGGACTTCGAGCAACTCACGGCTCCCCTCACAGACTTCTGCCCCTTCTACGGTTGCCGCGGCAGAGGCGAGAACAGAGCCTACATTGTCGCTCGGGATGGCTCGCCCGAGCCGCGCCTGCTGGGCGACAACCATTTTTCTTTCGACTTCCGCGGCGCGCATTTCGTCTTCCTGGATACCGAGGAACGAGTAGACAGAGATGATCCGCAGACGCGCTGGCTCAGTGCCGACCTCGCGTCGGCGGCGGGGAAGCCTATCTTCGTCTTCACGCATCGAGCCGTCTTCGGCGCCGCCGAGCGGTTCATCCTGGTGGGTGGCGAGCAGTGGTGGCACCCGCTCTTCGTGCGGCACAGAGTCCGCATCGTCTTTTCGGGGGCACGCCACCTGTACCACAGGGTGAATGAGGGCGGGGTAGCCTACGTCATCACGGGCGGCGGAGGCGGTCCGCTCGACCCCGTGATGGCTCGTCGGCAACTGGCGCCGGGCGACGTGGCTGCCTCGTTCAACCACTGCCTCGAGGTCACGCTCGCCCACGACGAGATCCGATGCAGGGCCGTGGACCCTGAGGGCCGGACGCGCGACGAGTTCGCTGTCCGCGCCTCTGGGGCTCTTGGCGAAGTGGAGTATTGACGGCGTACCTATTCTTGGGGGAACGCGCAAGGTGGCACGGGCTGGCTGACCCCAAACCCACAGACGCGGCCGCCCGTGCCACCACCCCCTGGAGAAGCTGGCGGGGTCCGGCAGCCGTATGCCGGCTATGGCTGGCGGGCGGGGCCGGCGGTCGCGCGCTCGTCCCGCGCCAGCAGCATCTCCTTCACCTTCATCAGGCGCGAGATGTCGCTGCGGGTGTACTCTTCGAGCCGTGCCTCGATGGTGCGGCGGGTGGACCGGAGATCGGGGATGACGGAGTACTCGAGCGCATTGGTGCGCCGGCGGGTCCGCTCGAGTTCGTCGGCAAGCCGCCGGATGGTATCCTCGGCCTGGGCCAGCTCGACCACGCGCGGCATCAGCTCGCGCAGACGGCGCACCGCCGCATCGAGATAAGGCGAGGTCTCGGCCAGGCTGTAGGGGCGGCTCTCGTCGGCGAGGGTGAACTCCAGGGCGGGGACCACAACCCCCATGATGCGCTCCTGGCGCGCCCGGAACACGGCGCCGGCGTAGGCGAGTGCGGCGGCCGTCTCGGTGGCGGGCGGCGACGTGGCTGCGCCGGCCTTCACGAACAGCTCGATCACCTCGGGGAACCGGGCATCGAGGTCCAGCCGCAACCGCTTCAGGGCCTCGAGGCGCTCGGTGACCTCCTTGATGATCCCCTCGAGCTTGTCCTTGAGCAGCTTGTGCCCGCGCAGGGCCATGCCGAGGCGCTTGCGGACGCGCAGCAGTTCCATCCGGGTTGGGGCGACTTTGCGCTTCACGGCTAGCCTTTCTTCCCTGCCCCCGCGGTCCGGGCCGCCACCTCCTCGGCCTCGCCGCCAACAGGTGCCCGCGCCGCCGCAGCGGCTTCCTCCGAGGGCTTGTAGTACTTGTCCAGGATCGCGGGCTTGCAGCGTTTGAGCTCGGCACGCGGCAGCATGCCCATCAGGCGCCAGCCGATGTCCAGCGTCTGCTGGATCGAGCGGTTCTCGTAGACCCCCTGGCCCACGAACTCACGCTCGAAACGGTCGGCGAACTTCACGAAGAGCAGGTCGGTGGGCGTCAGCGCGCTCTCGCCCAGCACGACGGCCAGTTCGCGGGCGTTCTTGCCGCGGGCATAGGCCGCATAGAGCTGGTTGAGCACGTTGGCATGGTCCTCGCGCGTCTTGCCCTCGCCGATGCCTTTGTCCTTCAGGCG contains the following coding sequences:
- a CDS encoding V-type ATP synthase subunit D, with translation MKRKVAPTRMELLRVRKRLGMALRGHKLLKDKLEGIIKEVTERLEALKRLRLDLDARFPEVIELFVKAGAATSPPATETAAALAYAGAVFRARQERIMGVVVPALEFTLADESRPYSLAETSPYLDAAVRRLRELMPRVVELAQAEDTIRRLADELERTRRRTNALEYSVIPDLRSTRRTIEARLEEYTRSDISRLMKVKEMLLARDERATAGPARQP